Below is a genomic region from Castanea sativa cultivar Marrone di Chiusa Pesio chromosome 2, ASM4071231v1.
TTAGTCACAGTATTGGTCCCCGTTGTGGCGGTGACTTTGCTCTACCAACTCGACTCGTTCGACCCGGCTCCTCTGCCACCTGACGAGTTGACTCGGCACGTCATAACCGTGCCAGCACGTAACGACCACATGCTCCGAGTGTCTGAGTTTGTGGGTGTTGGGAATTTGAAAGCTCCAGAAGATGTAGCTTATGATGCCAAGTCAGGAGTCATCTACACGGGCTGTGCTGACGGGTGGATCAGCCGAGTCACTTTAAACGACTCGGCGGCTGACTCGGTTGTGGAGAAATGGGTCAACACCGGTGGGAGACCCTTGGGAATCGCTTTTGGTCACAACAATGAACTTATCGTTGCTGATCCTGAAAAGGTCAGTGATCATTCATTCTTAgactaaattatatttttcgaCTAATTAAGtatatgttttatttaaaatttaaaatttgaatgattaatatttctttaaaaaaattttgaataataaatctacCATAACCATAGATATAAGATAcgtgttttcatttttctctcaggatcaaagtatgtgattaattttattttatagattacaatttagaattttttttttcgaaaggAAGTGAATAAATTATTGTATTTGatgttttattttagaaaatatatattcaatttaaaaaatttaatcaacaaagaaatgaaaatatatattcaacTACCAAGATATGctgaaaaaaattaagattcaGTTTATGCATGATTACTAACTttgtgtattattatttttttttaacgagGAATTCTATATAGACAAGATTTTTCAGTTAAGTTTACAAGTTTTAGCCGCCTCTCAGAGTTCGCTACtggtattattttttttttatttaatactaATAATTTGTCATATCTAacgattttaaactttttgtcAAATTTGTTGTGATGGTagactttcttattttttatttttttattaaaaaaaatctgtgtcaaaacataatttctttatccttgtatgtgtgtttttgtttagtGACCAATAAAAAGCATGGAtctcacaaatatatatatatgactacaaattttgaaatttatttagatTAGCGTGTAATTGACAAGTCAcgtctcttttcttttttgagaacttttttttttttagacaaagTAAAGCGAAGTATTATtaagaaagaccaaaaaaaaaaaaaaaaaaagcaagatcAAGGTAAATACGAGTGAAACACATCTTCCACATTCTCAGAAGAGATTTTACTCATACATCGTATTTGCAGATAAAACtgtttttttgctcaataaTGAGCTAACCTATTCTCCTTTCCTTATTCTCTTTTCCCGAACATGCTGGAATAAACAGCTCCTCCACGTCCCTTCTATTTTGAGAACCTACCAGACacgtctctctttttttgttttcttgataAGAGCAATTGCATTGATCGGCCAAATTTTTCGGCCTTTTACGccgaaaactttttttttatattttacaaaaaaataattacatcaacttatctattttaccatttttatttaaataatactaattttttaatttttaattattaattttcttttgtatttatccattttttcaaagtacctactttttgttttgtacttatccccccctttttctttttttttcttacctcaTTTCTCCAGACCAATCTTTGTTCTTCTggcttcttctacttctttctttttctttgttcttgtcTCATTTCTCACTCAGACCAATCTTTGTCCTTCTggcttcttctacttctttctttttctttgttcttgtcTCATTTCTCACTCAGACCAATCTTTGTCCTTcctggcttcttcttcttcctttcatGGTAAACTCTTCCTTCTTCCTTTCCTCACGGTCAAATCACCTCCCTCCAcaagcatcttcttcttccttttcctctCATGGTCAAATAACTTAACCACCACAAGAATAAAAACCCACCAGCACCCCAAGAATCAAAACGCACAAGCACAGACTCCGTCAACCCACAAGCACCGATCTCCACTGCCAGCACTGATCTCCACCGTCAGCACCGATCTGTCTCTATTGGTTTTTTTGCATGGGTGTGTTTGAGTATGTCTGTGTTGATTTATCTGTGTTTGTGCTTGTGTGTGGGTGTgcttgtgtttgtgtatatctGAGAAAAAAGACGACGAGGAGAGAAGTCAATTTGTTttgcaaaaaaaacaaaaaaaaaaacgcaataCACAAGCTATAGTAATTGTACATATATGCACTTTTATGGTAacaaatgtgtaaatatacacagttTTAGAAAGAttgatatgaaatatttttgaGGTAAAATGTATTAAATTTGTTGCATTTTGTATTTTGCTCTAAGAACATTCACTTCTCTTTCCTTTGATAAGCGAGATTGTATTTTCTAAATGctttactactatttaaagaaattaataaaactttggAGAATGATAAACAATAAGGTTATGTTTTGCCaccgattttatttttattttcaaaaacttgttttttgaaatataaagaaaaataattttattgtattttttaaataaaaaacatgattggttatttgaaataaaaagaaaaattgaagaaaaaaaatagaaaatactaaaatatgtcacttgcatttgaattttaatgctAACTCATGAAATGAGATAGATTTATTAAATTTGATGTGAGTTTTCattaacttataaaaattaaaaattaaaaatagtattttgcatgttttcagttctCTTCACAAATCGAGTTTTGGGAATAAATCttgttttctgtccattttggttgccaaacaagttttttagtctcaaaattagaaaattatctttgaaaacaggaaataataagaaaaaaatagttaccaaatagtttttttatattttctatgaatagtttattaataattgccCACATAACctataaaattgtaaaatgatCATATATGTGACTATAGAAGATCGAGTTCACATCACATGCTATTTATTTTCTCCGAGTAATGACAATGCTTATTGTACCGGGAGACAATTGTAGTCCATAtgtgctagttttttttttgagaaaggtaTGTGCTATTTTCTAATACTCAATATCACATGTATaagtacaatatatatatatatacacacatataaagGAATATGATAAAATACAAAGGTCACTTCACACCTTTTGAAAATTCCCTTACTCCTCATGCTTCTTTATCCatttctagttattatttatttatcattggttacCCAAACACTCCATTGCCTATAATTTCCATGAGGCATGTGCGATTAATACAAGTATTGGCACTACCTTATTTTAATCAAAATCTCATCTCATgatggtttttatattttaccgAAATcccaaaatattatgaaatatatcatagtattttttttaaagaataaaataaaataaggcaTCGCATTTCTCAAATTGTTTAATGTTCCTatagaaatataattttcttgttaaaatataaattctttaGGTCCATATAACTTATAAGGACAAAGTTAGAGGGCTCATTAATGCCATAGTACTCCAAAAAAGCCAAGCCCAATAACAACACAATAAGTTGTGATTGAGAGCCTAGTAGTTCAGTGGCATCGcctaattttatttatgagaagAAATCGGGTTTAAATCCTCCCTTCCTCAGTTGTTATAataattgattataaaaaaaatggttctaTCTATAACATTACTTAACAAATTAATGTAATTAATCTCGGTTTAGTAATTTTAGCACAAGTTACAGAAAAACTTCCACACTTGTTAAGTGTTCCTTAGTCCTCAGAAACCAATGGTTGTTAGGTgttttatattaatgaaatgtGATGTATAACAGGGCCTCCTAAATGTGACAGCAGATGGTGTGGTGGAGTTGTTGACAGATGAGGCTGATggacaaaaattcaaattgataGACGCTGTAGATGTGGCTCACAATGGCATAATTTATTTCACAGATGCTTCATATAAACATAGTGTAAGTAAGGCCAATTGGGACATTTTGGAAGGTAAACCCAATGGTAGAATTTTGAGTTATGATCCAGCAACTAAAACCACCAAGGTACTAGTTCACAACCTCTACTTTGCCAATGGTGTAGTAGTCTCACCTGATCAGAATTATGTGATATTTTGCGAAACCCCAATGTATGTTTGCTGATTCTCTGTCTTGAAGAAATTGTTTTATTAGACCCCTCATGTTTGCTTCTGATAAATTACCACCACTACTAAAAAGTTATGGCTGTTAGATAAGTTGGAGACAGCGTTTGAACTCAATATACTATGATAAGTTACCACCACAACCGTTGTTAAAGCCTTTCTTTTTCATGATCTACATAATGTTGCAGACTGTTGCAGCTGGTTTCAACATACATGTGGTGCTAGACTCCCTAGATTAGTGAGACCTAACACATAGAAGCTTAGATTACTTGTTCTAATACTATGATAAATCATTATcagtcccaaaagcttaaagcCGTtagaaaacaatgaatttaattGTTATTCTAACAACTTCTATTATTCTAAAATTAATCACAGTTGAATTTTTGTTTCGCACAGTGGGAGTTTTGATTATTCCAAATGGGTTGCTAATGCAGGAGAAGGTGTGGAAAATATCACATACAAGGCAAGGAAAAGGGAAAAGTAgacaaatttattgattttctgCCAGGCTTGCCAGATAACATTCGATATGATGGTGAAGGTCAATATTGGATTGCATTGAATAGGGTAAATCGATTCTTACTTCATACTTTCCATTGAAAAAAAactgattatattttttaactagTACTAAGCTTGTGCAAAGCTTAATTTACTTAAGATTCATAtgtaaattaaagaaaaaaacttcactaatatcaatgaaaataaacaataagatagataatgaaaaagaaaaagaaaaaaaaaccttcaagtTATTTGACAATAGCAAATTGTATAAGACTGAAATTTTATCAAAGCCAAAAATCAtgatagataaataaaataacttaaaataaaataaggaaacTTTTGGTAATAGAATTCTAATCAAAGCAGCGTTTTAAACATTTGTAATTTGCTAAatagaatttcattttaattaaattatcttaatcattttaatgtatttattaTAGTAGCCCAAATGGGTAAACATAGTGTGTAAGACTCAGTTTTTAATTAATGTCTTGTGTTAATAATGCATAAGATACAAAACTGAATTAGGATCCTTGCTTAATTTAGATTGATTATGCCAAGAGGATGAAAGGGGATATTTTGGTGTTATAATTACTAGTATTCAAAGAAATAATACAACAGAGATATGAAATGTTCGTGGTTGATGTAGGAGTGTCGGTTAAAAGGAATTCTATAAGCATGACTAATTATTAATCTAGGCACCTATCAGTTGGGCATGCCAAGATCAATAGGAGCAGCACCCTAATACACAAGGCTTGGGAGTAACACCTGAAGAGTTACTCCATAGATGATGTAACATTCAAGTGGTGTTATGCTTGGACATAACTCCTTGGATGGACATCAATGGGGATTTGACTATGTATAGCCCCCCATCGAGAGCAATTGCatgagaggaagaaaaaaaaaggtaagaacaattaccttgaaaagaagtatccctctctctctctattagtGTGTTCCTCACTTCCTTGAGTACGTGAGGTTCTTAGATTGTTGAAATCAACAGAGACAAAGTTGGAGTCCCATGGTTCTTTGGAATATTGAAGTGAGTGGAGAATCACCCTAGACACCATAAAACAACCATAATTTAGTGATATTTCGGAACAGGAGAGCTGTGCATATATGATATAACTCCTAATCTGAACACTAATAATAAtgcaaaggttttttttaatgtctgaTGAGCTTTATTCATTATTGTTTTCCGAATTGAGTAATgcaaagattaattttttttagtcttttttatttttattttttatagatgaATTTAAATACTCCTAACATCTAGTGAGTACCTTTTTGTGTGCAATACTGGCAGGGACATACACTTGAATTTGATATAGCATTCAGATACCCTTTCATCAGGAAGATTCTAATAATCGTGGAGAAGTACATAGGAAGACCACATATAGAGAAGAATGGTGGGGTTCTGGCCGTTGATTTGGCAGGAAATCCCATTGCCCATTACTATGATCCTGGATTGGCAATGGTTTCAAGTGGGATCAAGATAGGAAATCATTTGTACTGTGGTTCAGTTGTCCTTCCCTACATTATTCGCCTCAACCTGAAACAATATCCTGCCCAAGCCATCACATGAGAATTTGGTGAACAACACCACTTGCTGCAGCACCCTTGATGGTACCTTAAAATAATTGGGATATGCTGCCATAGATAAACTAAAACTCTATATGGTTTTTACTCTTGATATCGAGTAAATATTTCATGAAACCTTCTTATGGAACAACTCTCTCTCATCTGGTGGATGAAACTCGAGAGGTTGGAGG
It encodes:
- the LOC142625945 gene encoding protein STRICTOSIDINE SYNTHASE-LIKE 7-like, which produces MDESKTPDSASLPRPSSSTPTISKQKSSWPFTLLVTVLVPVVAVTLLYQLDSFDPAPLPPDELTRHVITVPARNDHMLRVSEFVGVGNLKAPEDVAYDAKSGVIYTGCADGWISRVTLNDSAADSVVEKWVNTGGRPLGIAFGHNNELIVADPEKGLLNVTADGVVELLTDEADGQKFKLIDAVDVAHNGIIYFTDASYKHSVSKANWDILEGKPNGRILSYDPATKTTKVLVHNLYFANGVVVSPDQNYVIFCETPMRRCGKYHIQGKEKGKVDKFIDFLPGLPDNIRYDGEGQYWIALNRGHTLEFDIAFRYPFIRKILIIVEKYIGRPHIEKNGGVLAVDLAGNPIAHYYDPGLAMVSSGIKIGNHLYCGSVVLPYIIRLNLKQYPAQAIT